Proteins encoded in a region of the Pigmentiphaga litoralis genome:
- the otnI gene encoding 2-oxo-tetronate isomerase yields the protein MPRFAANLTMLYPELDFLDRFEAAANDGFEGVEFFFPYAYRATQLSTRLRDHGLELVFFNATPRAHPDERGIACLPDRKAEFRDGFLRALEYAHVLSCRRLHVMAGIVPPGADLQRLRATFIDNLIWCCAQARAAGRDILIEPINPRDMPGFMLSRQDDAHDILKAVGAANLKVQMDLYHCQIVEGDVAQKLRTYLPTGRIGHLQIAGVPDRHEPDTGELSYGYLFDLIDESGYTGWTGCEYHPRSSARGGTSAGLDWMLAAHARRAASLVSSLASSLASSPASSLTPAPVPTPSPGSPAAY from the coding sequence ATGCCCAGATTCGCTGCCAACCTGACGATGCTGTATCCGGAACTCGACTTCCTGGACCGTTTCGAAGCGGCGGCGAATGACGGGTTCGAGGGCGTGGAGTTCTTCTTTCCCTACGCCTACCGTGCGACGCAACTCAGCACGCGCCTGCGGGACCATGGCCTGGAACTGGTGTTCTTCAATGCCACGCCGCGCGCGCATCCCGATGAACGGGGCATTGCCTGTCTGCCCGATCGGAAAGCCGAGTTCCGCGACGGCTTTCTGCGCGCGCTGGAATACGCCCATGTGCTGTCCTGTCGCCGGCTGCATGTCATGGCGGGCATCGTGCCGCCCGGCGCCGATCTGCAGCGCCTGCGCGCCACCTTCATCGACAACCTGATCTGGTGCTGTGCCCAGGCCCGTGCGGCAGGCCGCGACATCCTGATCGAACCGATCAACCCGCGGGACATGCCGGGCTTTATGTTGAGCCGGCAGGACGATGCGCACGACATCCTCAAAGCGGTGGGTGCGGCCAACCTGAAAGTGCAGATGGATCTGTATCACTGCCAGATCGTCGAGGGCGACGTTGCGCAGAAGCTGCGCACCTATCTGCCGACCGGCCGCATCGGACATCTGCAGATCGCCGGTGTGCCGGATCGGCACGAGCCCGATACGGGCGAACTGTCGTATGGGTATCTGTTCGATCTGATCGACGAGTCCGGCTACACGGGGTGGACCGGGTGCGAATACCACCCGCGGTCATCGGCGCGCGGTGGCACGTCGGCCGGGCTCGACTGGATGCTGGCCGCGCATGCACGCCGTGCGGCGTCGCTTGTGTCGTCACTTGCGTCGTCGCTTGCGTCGTCGCCCGCGTCGTCACTTACGCCGGCGCCGGTTCCGACACCGTCACCGGGTTCTCCAGCAGCGTACTGA
- a CDS encoding NAD(P)-dependent oxidoreductase encodes MSSSTLAILHPGAMGAAVGACLRGLGHRVLWTSEGRSDATRRRADAAGLEDCGSLQTLVDSADIILSICPPHGALELAQEVAALGFKGIYVDANAISPDTAREVAQAVASAAGFVDGGIVGQPPRTAGSTRLYLCGNDAASVAALFEGSPLQAIAIDGPPGSASALKVCYAAWSKGATALLANIRALARHEGVEQALLVEWQLSSTPTVKRSAEVAAKADKAWRWVAEMEEIAASFAAAGLPPGFHEGAAEIYRRLDQFKDAPSAPDIDTVLDQLQSSTISTTPIER; translated from the coding sequence ATGTCCTCTTCCACCCTGGCCATCCTTCATCCCGGTGCGATGGGCGCCGCCGTTGGCGCCTGCCTGCGCGGACTCGGGCATCGTGTTCTGTGGACATCTGAAGGACGCAGCGATGCCACGCGCCGGCGGGCCGATGCAGCCGGTCTGGAAGACTGCGGCAGCCTGCAAACGCTGGTCGACAGCGCCGACATCATCCTGTCGATCTGCCCGCCGCATGGCGCACTGGAACTTGCACAGGAAGTCGCGGCGCTGGGCTTCAAGGGCATCTATGTCGACGCCAATGCGATCTCGCCCGATACCGCGCGCGAAGTGGCGCAGGCCGTTGCCAGCGCGGCGGGCTTTGTCGATGGCGGCATCGTGGGGCAGCCGCCCAGGACCGCCGGATCGACCCGCCTGTACCTGTGCGGAAACGATGCCGCATCGGTCGCCGCCCTGTTCGAAGGGAGTCCCTTGCAGGCCATCGCGATCGACGGCCCGCCGGGCAGCGCGTCGGCCCTGAAGGTCTGCTATGCCGCGTGGTCCAAGGGTGCGACCGCCCTGCTCGCCAACATCCGCGCGCTGGCCCGCCATGAAGGCGTGGAACAGGCGCTGCTGGTCGAATGGCAGCTATCGAGCACGCCCACCGTCAAACGGTCTGCCGAGGTCGCTGCCAAGGCGGACAAGGCCTGGCGCTGGGTGGCGGAAATGGAAGAGATCGCCGCCAGCTTTGCCGCCGCCGGACTGCCACCGGGCTTTCATGAAGGCGCGGCCGAGATCTATCGCCGGCTCGACCAATTCAAGGATGCCCCGTCGGCGCCCGATATCGACACCGTCCTTGATCAGTTGCAATCGTCAACCATCAGCACAACCCCAATCGAGCGCTAG
- a CDS encoding LysR substrate-binding domain-containing protein gives MDLKQLEYFIRVAELGGFTRASIALDIAQPALSRQVRQLEVELGHTLLIRNGRGVTLTESGKQLLEHARGILYQVSRTREELGRVSGALAGRVAVGLPPCFAKILTVPLTRAVRERMPNATLSITENLSTSLHESLVSGRLDIALLYNPPASADIESTVLLEENFYFVTRAQDSDGADSIPLRDVANHALVIPTRPNTIRMLVETELARLSKRPRIALEIDGIAAILDLVADGAGAAVLSRNAVDTAERRHLFHAVPIVDPHLRARLAVGVSARRPATLTQQAMQSVVRELVSTLLENPVTVSEPAPA, from the coding sequence GTGGACCTCAAACAACTCGAATACTTCATCCGCGTCGCAGAGCTGGGCGGTTTCACGCGAGCTTCCATCGCGCTCGACATCGCGCAGCCTGCGCTCAGCCGGCAGGTGCGTCAGCTCGAAGTCGAGCTGGGCCATACGCTGCTCATCCGCAACGGGCGGGGCGTGACCCTGACCGAGTCCGGCAAGCAATTGCTGGAGCATGCACGCGGCATCCTGTATCAGGTCTCGCGCACGCGCGAAGAATTGGGCCGCGTCAGCGGCGCGCTGGCGGGACGCGTGGCCGTGGGGCTGCCGCCTTGCTTTGCCAAGATCCTGACGGTGCCCCTGACCCGCGCGGTGCGCGAGCGCATGCCCAACGCCACGCTGTCGATTACCGAGAACCTGTCGACGTCCTTGCATGAGTCGCTGGTGAGCGGCCGGCTCGACATCGCCTTGCTGTACAACCCGCCCGCATCGGCCGACATTGAAAGCACGGTACTGCTGGAAGAGAACTTCTACTTCGTGACCCGCGCGCAGGACAGCGACGGCGCGGACAGCATTCCGCTGCGCGACGTGGCCAATCATGCGCTGGTGATCCCGACGCGGCCCAACACGATCCGCATGCTGGTCGAGACCGAGCTTGCGCGGCTGAGCAAACGTCCCCGCATCGCGCTTGAGATCGATGGCATTGCCGCCATCCTGGATCTGGTGGCCGATGGTGCGGGGGCCGCGGTGTTGTCCAGGAACGCGGTGGACACGGCCGAACGGCGGCACCTGTTCCATGCCGTGCCCATCGTCGATCCCCACCTGCGCGCCCGCCTTGCGGTCGGCGTCAGCGCACGGCGGCCCGCCACGCTGACGCAGCAGGCCATGCAGTCGGTGGTGCGCGAACTCGTCAGTACGCTGCTGGAGAACCCGGTGACGGTGTCGGAACCGGCGCCGGCGTAA
- a CDS encoding UbiD family decarboxylase, producing MDTPAPQYDKQDLRSFLTEYEASHPDQVMRVSQEVALDYDTVALAFELEARKQSPVLIFDKVAGSRFPVLMNLFGARDRYAAALGVTVQQLPQAWASTDTRPLPPDVLTTGPVKEVVLTGDDVDLGYLPIMRNFVEDGGPYVTNAMFIAKDPETGVRNASFHRLHVKGKTRFGTSLHSRRHLWNYARKAKAMGLTELPVVVVIGCHPLITIGSGLWKGPIDADEYEAAGGFLGEPLKVVEGVTGPVEIPAFAEIAIEGRLLLDADEDEGPFGEFTGYASERSTRHALEVTAILHRKDAFYHTMVGGISDEHTMLLGISQEARQLKTLRVQYPNVTAVHYPKSGTCLLHLYVSVKDPAPGEARNIALAALGDNLSLKLVVVVDDDIDVFNEQQVIWAMATRFQADTDTETIKVGMGAILDPSNHAGQTAKLIIDATIKKKPFPRRHSLPREATEGARRLADALLR from the coding sequence ATGGACACGCCCGCGCCACAGTACGACAAGCAGGACCTTCGCAGCTTCCTGACGGAGTACGAAGCAAGCCACCCGGACCAGGTGATGCGGGTCTCGCAAGAGGTCGCTCTGGACTACGACACGGTGGCGCTGGCGTTCGAACTCGAGGCGCGCAAGCAAAGTCCGGTGTTGATCTTCGACAAGGTGGCGGGCTCGCGTTTTCCGGTGCTGATGAATCTGTTCGGCGCGCGCGACCGCTATGCGGCGGCACTGGGCGTGACGGTGCAACAGCTGCCGCAGGCCTGGGCGTCGACCGACACCCGGCCGCTTCCTCCGGATGTCCTGACAACCGGACCGGTCAAGGAAGTGGTGCTGACGGGCGACGATGTCGACCTGGGCTATTTGCCCATCATGCGCAACTTTGTCGAAGACGGCGGCCCGTATGTGACCAATGCCATGTTCATCGCCAAAGACCCGGAAACGGGCGTGCGCAACGCATCCTTCCACCGGCTGCATGTGAAGGGCAAGACGCGCTTCGGCACCAGCCTGCACAGCCGCCGTCACTTGTGGAATTACGCCCGCAAGGCGAAGGCGATGGGGCTGACCGAATTGCCGGTGGTGGTCGTGATCGGCTGCCATCCGCTGATCACGATCGGGTCCGGCTTGTGGAAGGGCCCCATCGATGCCGACGAATACGAGGCAGCCGGTGGCTTTCTGGGCGAGCCGCTCAAGGTGGTGGAAGGCGTGACCGGCCCGGTCGAGATTCCCGCGTTCGCGGAGATCGCGATAGAAGGCCGGCTGCTGCTGGACGCCGATGAAGACGAAGGCCCCTTCGGGGAATTTACCGGCTACGCGTCCGAACGGTCGACGCGCCATGCGCTGGAAGTGACCGCCATCCTGCACCGCAAGGACGCGTTCTATCACACGATGGTGGGCGGGATATCGGACGAGCACACGATGCTGTTGGGCATCTCGCAGGAAGCGCGGCAGCTCAAGACGCTGCGGGTGCAGTACCCGAACGTGACGGCCGTGCACTATCCCAAGTCAGGCACCTGCCTGCTGCACCTGTATGTGTCAGTCAAGGATCCTGCGCCCGGCGAAGCGCGCAATATCGCCCTGGCCGCCCTGGGCGACAACCTGAGCCTGAAGCTGGTGGTGGTCGTTGACGATGACATCGATGTGTTCAACGAGCAGCAAGTGATCTGGGCGATGGCCACGCGATTCCAGGCGGATACCGACACCGAAACGATCAAGGTCGGCATGGGTGCCATCCTGGATCCGTCCAATCACGCGGGGCAGACGGCCAAGCTGATCATCGACGCCACCATCAAGAAAAAGCCGTTCCCGCGCAGGCACTCCTTGCCCCGGGAGGCGACCGAAGGAGCCCGCCGTTTGGCGGATGCCTTGCTGAGATAG
- a CDS encoding ornithine cyclodeaminase family protein — translation MQSIDITYLNGPDVKALALTDAEILAAVESALDAQGRGETVIEPRMHLVPESSDKGHFNVLRGYIKPLHVAGVKVVSDFVDNYKVGLPSEMALLNLFDPDTGKPLAVVDATAITDMRTGAMTALGAKHLARKNSKILGHIGARGTSYWNVRLLDSLYDFDEIRVHSRRPESREAFAARLEQDLGKPIIVTTDWESCVRGADIVVEASRLPEPTPMLKTEWIKPGAFVVPYGTMSAVELSLTDIMSKMVVDDWGQCRKGLPFGALRPHVESDRLSEQNLHAELGQIVAGKKSGRENDDETILFWHRGLSTTDIALGHAMLMKARAMGLGQTLKFA, via the coding sequence ATGCAATCCATAGACATCACTTACCTGAACGGCCCCGACGTCAAGGCGCTTGCGCTGACCGATGCCGAAATCCTGGCCGCCGTGGAGTCGGCGCTCGATGCCCAAGGCCGCGGCGAAACGGTCATTGAACCGCGCATGCACCTGGTGCCGGAATCGTCCGACAAGGGTCACTTCAATGTGCTGCGCGGCTACATCAAGCCGCTGCACGTGGCCGGCGTGAAGGTGGTGAGCGACTTCGTCGACAACTACAAGGTGGGCCTGCCATCGGAAATGGCGCTGCTGAACCTCTTCGATCCGGACACCGGCAAGCCGCTGGCCGTGGTGGACGCCACCGCCATCACCGACATGCGCACGGGCGCCATGACCGCACTCGGCGCCAAGCACCTGGCGCGCAAGAACAGCAAGATCCTCGGGCACATTGGTGCGCGTGGCACGTCGTACTGGAACGTGCGGCTGCTCGATAGCCTGTACGACTTCGACGAGATCCGCGTGCATTCGCGCCGTCCAGAAAGCCGGGAAGCGTTTGCGGCGCGGCTCGAACAGGACCTGGGCAAGCCCATCATTGTGACCACGGACTGGGAGTCGTGCGTGCGCGGCGCCGACATCGTGGTCGAAGCCTCGCGCCTGCCCGAGCCCACGCCCATGCTCAAGACTGAATGGATCAAGCCGGGCGCTTTCGTCGTGCCTTACGGCACCATGAGCGCGGTCGAATTGTCATTGACCGACATCATGAGCAAGATGGTGGTGGATGACTGGGGCCAGTGCCGCAAGGGCCTGCCGTTTGGCGCGCTGCGGCCGCATGTCGAAAGCGATCGCCTGAGTGAACAGAACCTGCATGCCGAACTCGGCCAGATCGTGGCGGGCAAGAAATCGGGCCGCGAGAATGACGACGAGACCATCCTGTTCTGGCACCGCGGCCTGTCGACCACCGACATTGCGCTCGGCCACGCCATGCTCATGAAGGCCCGCGCCATGGGCCTGGGCCAGACCCTCAAGTTCGCCTGA
- a CDS encoding tripartite tricarboxylate transporter substrate binding protein, with amino-acid sequence MKAGIKIVASVVALVSGIAATAGVVASASAAEPFPNKPVRIIVPFGPAGIADNLPRIVGQRLSEQWGVPVIVENRAGAAGNIGMEAGARAAPDGYTLTLAPSGNLTVNPLLFPKLTFNTAKDLSPVTVLATSPNVLVVNASLPVKTMPELISYAKANPGKLNYSSPGTGTGAHLAGELLNISAGIDAVHVPYNAMASAVNDVLSGQVQMMFAGVSTIVQHVQSGRLRALAVAGPKRLAVLPDVPTVIESGYPGFDVTSWYGLVIPSATPPAIVQKLQQDIAGVLKQDDIKAKFAAMGVDPLGNTPAEFGRMIQVETKKWTDIVRQANIQPLE; translated from the coding sequence ATGAAAGCAGGCATCAAGATCGTCGCCAGCGTCGTTGCGCTGGTGTCCGGGATCGCAGCCACCGCGGGCGTCGTCGCCAGCGCATCGGCCGCCGAGCCCTTTCCGAACAAGCCCGTCCGCATCATCGTGCCGTTCGGCCCGGCGGGTATCGCCGACAATCTGCCGCGCATCGTGGGCCAGCGATTGTCCGAACAATGGGGCGTTCCCGTCATCGTGGAAAACCGTGCGGGCGCGGCGGGCAACATCGGCATGGAAGCGGGCGCGCGTGCGGCGCCGGACGGCTACACCCTGACACTGGCGCCGTCGGGCAACCTGACGGTGAACCCGCTGCTGTTCCCGAAGCTGACCTTCAACACCGCCAAAGACCTGTCGCCGGTGACCGTGCTGGCCACGTCGCCCAACGTGCTGGTCGTCAATGCGTCATTGCCGGTCAAGACGATGCCGGAGCTGATCTCGTATGCCAAGGCCAACCCCGGCAAGCTCAACTATTCGTCGCCGGGCACCGGCACGGGCGCGCATCTGGCCGGTGAACTGCTGAACATCAGCGCTGGCATCGATGCCGTGCACGTGCCCTACAACGCGATGGCGTCGGCCGTGAACGACGTGCTGAGCGGCCAGGTGCAGATGATGTTCGCGGGCGTGTCCACGATCGTGCAGCACGTCCAGTCGGGCCGCCTGCGTGCCCTGGCCGTGGCGGGTCCCAAGCGCCTGGCGGTGCTGCCGGATGTGCCTACCGTGATCGAAAGCGGCTATCCCGGTTTTGACGTGACCTCGTGGTACGGATTGGTGATTCCATCGGCCACGCCACCGGCCATCGTGCAGAAGCTGCAGCAGGACATTGCGGGCGTGTTGAAGCAGGACGACATCAAGGCCAAGTTCGCGGCCATGGGTGTTGATCCGCTGGGCAATACGCCTGCCGAGTTCGGCCGCATGATCCAGGTCGAAACCAAGAAGTGGACGGACATCGTCCGCCAAGCCAACATCCAACCGCTGGAGTAA